One genomic segment of Hordeum vulgare subsp. vulgare chromosome 2H, MorexV3_pseudomolecules_assembly, whole genome shotgun sequence includes these proteins:
- the LOC123431141 gene encoding uncharacterized protein LOC123431141, with product MSLRYMMSRVGARAAQAVRDTVGRSAVKVDRAQAQAQQQSMARAGRAPALGRKAAEERRRAAAQEESLRTLMFLSMWGPNA from the coding sequence ATGAGCCTGAGGTACATGATGAGCCGGGTGGGCGCGCGGGCGGCGCAGGCTGTGCGGGACACCGTCGGCAGGTCCGCCGTCAAGGTCGACAGGGCGCAGGCGCAGGCGCAGCAGCAGTCCATGGCAAGGGCGGGAAGGGCGCCGGCGCTGGGCAGGAAGGCGGCCGAGGAGCGGAGGCGGGCGGCGGCGCAGGAGGAGTCGCTGCGCACCCTCATGTTCCTCTCCATGTGGGGCCCCAACGCCTAG